A region from the Sutcliffiella horikoshii genome encodes:
- a CDS encoding class I SAM-dependent methyltransferase: protein MKTDQLFQLYLKEAETDFSGWDFSHITETGRLASGMLSWSYGSMAKTFMADATSILDMGTGGGELLSKLQPFPQSVCATEGYKPNYPIAKERLEPLGVQVVEVESDNLLSFPDKHFDLIINKHEEYDPSEVKRVLQEGGTFLTQQVGWSDCQDINRLLGAPINEEYAHWNLEFAKKQLEEHDFMVLLSKQEFPLQRFYDIGALIYYLKAIPWQVVDFSVEDYLDPLYELHLKIKREGYLDIRQDRFLLKAVGK, encoded by the coding sequence ATGAAAACTGATCAACTTTTTCAACTCTATTTAAAAGAGGCAGAAACCGATTTTTCCGGATGGGATTTTTCCCACATAACTGAAACTGGCCGTCTTGCATCAGGTATGCTTTCCTGGTCATATGGCAGCATGGCGAAAACCTTTATGGCAGACGCCACTTCCATCCTCGACATGGGAACAGGTGGAGGAGAGCTGCTCTCCAAGTTGCAGCCATTTCCGCAATCTGTTTGTGCAACCGAGGGATACAAACCTAACTATCCTATTGCAAAAGAAAGACTGGAACCACTCGGTGTACAGGTGGTAGAAGTGGAGTCGGACAACCTACTGTCTTTTCCAGACAAGCACTTTGACCTGATTATCAACAAACACGAGGAGTACGATCCGAGCGAGGTTAAAAGAGTTCTGCAAGAGGGGGGAACTTTTTTGACCCAGCAAGTCGGCTGGAGCGACTGCCAAGACATCAACCGACTACTTGGTGCTCCGATTAATGAAGAGTATGCGCATTGGAATCTTGAATTTGCAAAAAAACAATTGGAAGAACACGATTTCATGGTTCTTCTCAGTAAACAGGAATTCCCGCTGCAGCGCTTTTACGATATCGGTGCACTTATCTACTATTTGAAGGCTATTCCGTGGCAGGTGGTAGATTTCAGTGTGGAAGATTACCTGGATCCCTTGTATGAGCTTCATCTGAAAATAAAGCGGGAAGGGTATTTGGATATCAGGCAGGACCGGTTTTTATTGAAGGCGGTAGGAAAATAA
- a CDS encoding ketopantoate reductase family protein translates to MKILVVGAGAVGGYFGGRLLEKGEDVTFLVREKRKKQLEETGLVIKSAHGDITLKPKLLVSGEKAEQYDVILLSMKAYHLDSAVEDFRSYVGPDTIIVPLLNGIAHMEKLSAAINESNVIGGLCFVESTLDEQGAIIQTSTIHDLVFGELDGGKSGRVEKLVKAFGGTKANFFLSENIHQAMWHKYLFIATLAGVTTLFRSPIGPIREDEFGADTIKLTLEEAAGIMKSVDAPLANNIVGGNWDKLHSIEAGMKSSMQRDMEKGLSVEADHFYGYLLGIAKEKGIAAPTLEKIYANLRIYAGQRR, encoded by the coding sequence GTGAAGATACTCGTTGTCGGTGCGGGTGCCGTTGGTGGATATTTTGGCGGACGTTTATTGGAAAAAGGTGAGGATGTAACGTTCCTTGTGCGGGAGAAGCGGAAAAAGCAACTGGAAGAGACCGGTCTTGTCATCAAAAGCGCTCATGGTGATATCACACTAAAACCAAAGCTACTGGTTAGTGGAGAAAAGGCGGAACAGTATGACGTCATTTTATTATCGATGAAAGCCTATCATTTGGACTCTGCGGTAGAGGACTTCAGAAGTTATGTCGGACCGGACACGATCATTGTCCCATTACTAAACGGGATAGCACATATGGAAAAATTAAGTGCGGCCATCAACGAGTCAAACGTGATTGGTGGACTTTGCTTTGTTGAATCTACCTTGGATGAACAGGGTGCGATCATACAGACGAGTACCATTCATGATCTTGTTTTCGGTGAACTAGATGGTGGAAAGTCAGGACGGGTTGAGAAGCTCGTTAAAGCTTTCGGTGGCACCAAAGCCAACTTTTTCCTATCCGAGAACATCCATCAAGCGATGTGGCATAAGTACCTATTCATCGCCACCTTGGCAGGGGTCACGACATTGTTCCGTTCCCCAATCGGCCCGATTCGGGAGGATGAGTTTGGTGCGGATACCATCAAACTGACTTTGGAGGAAGCTGCTGGCATTATGAAAAGTGTAGATGCTCCGCTTGCAAATAATATTGTGGGTGGAAACTGGGATAAGCTTCATTCCATCGAAGCAGGGATGAAATCGTCGATGCAGCGTGACATGGAAAAAGGATTGTCTGTAGAGGCTGATCATTTTTATGGCTATCTGCTTGGGATTGCCAAAGAGAAAGGGATAGCGGCTCCAACTTTGGAAAAGATTTATGCCAACTTGCGGATCTATGCGGGGCAAAGACGATAG
- a CDS encoding serine hydrolase domain-containing protein, giving the protein MKLKNVDLETILADKAKEIDFSGVVHVENRTGMIHASAHGFSNRSESIPNTINTRFGIASGCKLFTAIGICQLVENGSIAFHSKLSNLLDHSFPHFGGEVTVHHLLTHSSGIPDYFDEEVMDDFEELWVKNPMYHMKRLEDFLPLFQDQQMKFNPGEKFHYNNAGYIVLGLIIEKVAGTPFSDYVEEYIFKPARMQDSGYFSLDCLPAKTALGYIDKEDGSWKTNSYSIPIKGGADGGAYVTAGDMAKLWQSLMNGELVNKEMLTKMTTPWIQTDNGYYGYGIWIEKAEDKIVKYHVMGYDPGVSFASGYYADSEMIVVIPSNKERGPHKLMYLLEDHI; this is encoded by the coding sequence GTGAAATTGAAAAACGTAGATTTAGAAACAATCTTAGCTGACAAGGCAAAGGAAATAGACTTTTCAGGTGTTGTTCATGTGGAGAACCGCACTGGAATGATCCATGCCAGTGCCCATGGCTTCTCCAACCGGTCAGAGTCCATTCCCAACACGATCAATACCAGATTTGGAATTGCTTCAGGCTGCAAGCTTTTCACGGCGATAGGTATATGTCAGTTGGTAGAGAATGGATCCATAGCGTTCCATTCCAAACTAAGCAATTTGTTAGATCATTCTTTCCCTCATTTTGGTGGAGAGGTTACGGTCCACCATCTGTTGACACACTCATCTGGTATTCCTGATTATTTTGACGAGGAAGTTATGGATGATTTTGAAGAGCTTTGGGTGAAAAATCCAATGTATCATATGAAGAGGTTGGAGGATTTCCTCCCGTTGTTCCAGGATCAACAGATGAAATTCAACCCTGGTGAAAAATTCCACTACAATAATGCCGGCTATATAGTATTGGGGTTAATCATTGAAAAGGTAGCGGGAACTCCTTTTTCTGATTATGTGGAGGAGTACATCTTCAAGCCGGCACGAATGCAAGACTCTGGTTACTTCTCTTTAGATTGTCTGCCTGCTAAGACGGCACTTGGGTATATCGATAAAGAAGATGGTTCCTGGAAAACCAACAGCTACTCCATCCCGATAAAAGGCGGGGCTGATGGTGGAGCCTATGTTACGGCAGGGGACATGGCGAAACTTTGGCAGTCCCTAATGAACGGAGAGCTAGTAAACAAAGAAATGCTCACTAAAATGACGACACCATGGATTCAAACGGATAACGGTTACTATGGATATGGAATTTGGATCGAGAAAGCCGAAGACAAAATAGTAAAATATCATGTGATGGGCTATGATCCGGGCGTAAGCTTTGCGTCTGGTTATTACGCGGATTCAGAAATGATTGTTGTAATCCCGTCCAATAAGGAAAGAGGTCCGCACAAGCTGATGTACTTGCTTGAGGACCATATTTAA
- a CDS encoding MalY/PatB family protein, whose translation MQLEKFIDRRKTHSVKWFIEDQDIIPLCIADMDFQVSEEIVHAISQKATHGIYGYSTFCARYYDAVEYWWKTQYDWELKQEWISFSPGIIPGMNLLLKALTQPGDSVIVQDPVYYPFFSTIQTQGCTILHNSLLYSEDGYKMDFDDFEEKASQPNTKVFILCSPHNPVGRVWTREELRKIGEICDKHGVVVISDEMHGDLTYPGHKHIPFAKVHPDHLDFSITCAAPSKTFNIAGMQSSIFIIPNMDIKEKYETLLTGFGLMRPNAFAVEGTIAAYYKGLPWLQEVKEYLNANLEYVCTYLAEHIPSIKVVKPEATHLIWLDCRELGIAAEELHTFFLEKAGVRLDEGMKFGAGGQGFERINIACPREVLTEALLRIKAAIKEMENC comes from the coding sequence ATGCAACTGGAAAAATTCATCGACCGCAGAAAAACGCATTCCGTCAAATGGTTCATCGAAGATCAAGATATCATCCCGCTTTGCATCGCAGATATGGATTTTCAGGTTTCCGAAGAGATTGTCCATGCCATCAGCCAAAAAGCCACGCACGGTATCTACGGCTACAGTACGTTTTGCGCACGCTATTACGACGCTGTTGAATACTGGTGGAAAACGCAGTACGACTGGGAGCTGAAGCAGGAATGGATCTCGTTCAGCCCCGGCATTATCCCCGGGATGAACCTTTTGCTCAAGGCTTTGACTCAACCAGGTGATTCAGTTATTGTGCAGGACCCTGTGTATTATCCTTTCTTTTCTACGATCCAAACACAAGGCTGCACCATCTTGCACAATTCCCTCCTCTATTCCGAGGACGGCTATAAAATGGATTTTGATGACTTTGAAGAAAAGGCATCGCAGCCCAATACGAAGGTGTTCATCCTCTGCAGCCCGCATAATCCAGTTGGAAGAGTGTGGACTCGTGAAGAGTTACGTAAGATTGGAGAGATTTGTGATAAGCATGGAGTAGTGGTCATCTCAGACGAAATGCATGGCGACCTCACCTACCCTGGACACAAGCATATTCCATTTGCAAAAGTGCATCCGGATCATCTGGATTTTTCCATCACCTGCGCCGCGCCGAGCAAGACGTTCAATATCGCAGGAATGCAAAGCTCTATTTTCATCATTCCGAACATGGACATTAAAGAGAAATACGAAACGCTGTTGACTGGATTCGGCCTGATGCGCCCCAACGCGTTTGCGGTAGAAGGAACCATCGCCGCCTACTATAAAGGGTTGCCGTGGCTGCAAGAGGTGAAGGAATATTTGAATGCTAACTTGGAGTATGTCTGCACCTATTTAGCAGAACATATTCCTTCTATAAAAGTAGTGAAACCAGAAGCAACCCATCTTATCTGGTTGGACTGTCGCGAACTTGGAATTGCTGCTGAAGAATTGCATACCTTCTTTTTGGAAAAAGCGGGAGTCCGCCTAGACGAAGGAATGAAATTCGGCGCAGGAGGACAAGGGTTTGAACGTATAAATATCGCCTGTCCACGTGAGGTGCTGACGGAAGCGCTATTGAGGATTAAGGCCGCTATAAAAGAGATGGAGAACTGCTGA
- a CDS encoding flavodoxin family protein — translation MTKALFLNCSLKSSNEESNTEALMKEVIKHFNREYVESEIVRIADYNIKFGVSEDEGYGDEWPEVFNKVMRADIIIIGTPLWIGEKSSVATMVMERLYGGSGLTNDKGQYIYYNKVGGVVITGNEDGAKHAASSILYGLTHMGFTIPPNVDTYWVGEAGPGSSYMEAEGHKNDFTMEHAKIMAYNLMHFANMLKENPIPAEGNVVEQS, via the coding sequence ATGACAAAAGCACTTTTCCTTAATTGTTCACTCAAATCTTCCAACGAAGAATCTAATACAGAAGCACTGATGAAAGAGGTCATCAAGCATTTCAACAGAGAATACGTAGAATCCGAAATCGTGAGGATAGCAGATTACAACATAAAATTCGGTGTCAGCGAGGATGAGGGCTATGGCGATGAGTGGCCGGAAGTGTTCAACAAGGTGATGCGTGCGGACATCATCATCATTGGAACACCGCTGTGGATCGGTGAGAAGAGCAGTGTCGCGACGATGGTGATGGAGCGGCTTTATGGCGGAAGTGGACTAACGAATGATAAAGGGCAATATATTTACTATAACAAGGTGGGAGGTGTGGTCATAACAGGAAACGAGGACGGCGCGAAGCATGCGGCATCATCCATTCTTTACGGATTGACGCATATGGGCTTTACGATTCCGCCGAATGTGGATACATACTGGGTTGGCGAAGCGGGACCGGGATCGTCGTATATGGAAGCGGAAGGACATAAAAATGATTTCACGATGGAGCATGCCAAGATCATGGCCTATAACCTGATGCATTTCGCCAATATGCTAAAAGAAAATCCAATCCCTGCAGAGGGTAATGTAGTCGAACAAAGCTAG
- the proS gene encoding proline--tRNA ligase gives MSNKNFVEKITKMDEDFAQWYTDVVTKAELVDYSSVRGSMIIRPYGYALWENIKDALDKRIKETGHENVYMPLFIPESLLQKEKDHIEGFAPEVAWVTHGGDEKLQERLVVRPTSEVLFGEHYKNIIHSYRDLPKLYNQWANVVRWEKTTRPFLRTLEFLWQEGHTCHETDEQAHEETVKMLNVYAEICEDILAIPVIKGQKTEKEKFAGAKYTYTIESLMHDGKALQSATSHHLGDGFAKAFGIQFLNREGKQEYVQQTSWGFTTRIIGAMIMVHGDDRGLVVPPRIAPTQVMIVPIAQHKEGVLDFAYDLKEKLATSLRVGIDASDKKPGWKFNEYEMKGIPLRLEAGPRDIEQQQVVLVRRDTGDKLITPMEGLEAKIVEILEDIQKNLLEKARSHRESKTSVATTFEAFKEQIEEKGGFIKAMWCGDQACEDKIKEETSATSRCMPFEQEKVAESCVCCGKEAKHMVYWAKAY, from the coding sequence ATGTCTAATAAAAATTTCGTAGAAAAAATCACCAAAATGGACGAAGACTTCGCGCAATGGTACACAGATGTTGTCACCAAAGCTGAACTTGTCGACTATTCCAGCGTTCGCGGCAGCATGATCATCCGCCCATACGGCTACGCACTATGGGAAAACATCAAAGACGCGCTCGACAAACGGATCAAAGAAACCGGCCACGAAAATGTCTACATGCCACTGTTCATTCCAGAGAGCCTCCTCCAAAAGGAAAAGGACCACATCGAAGGCTTTGCACCGGAAGTGGCTTGGGTCACCCACGGCGGCGACGAAAAGCTCCAAGAACGCTTAGTCGTCCGTCCAACATCGGAAGTGCTTTTCGGCGAGCACTACAAAAATATCATCCATTCTTACCGCGACCTGCCAAAGCTTTACAACCAATGGGCAAACGTCGTTCGTTGGGAAAAGACAACCAGACCGTTTCTGAGAACACTCGAATTCCTCTGGCAAGAAGGGCACACGTGTCACGAAACAGACGAACAGGCGCACGAGGAAACCGTAAAAATGCTCAATGTTTATGCGGAAATCTGTGAGGACATCTTGGCCATCCCTGTCATCAAAGGTCAGAAAACGGAAAAAGAAAAATTTGCTGGAGCCAAATACACCTACACGATTGAAAGCCTGATGCATGACGGGAAAGCATTGCAATCGGCCACCTCTCATCATCTCGGGGACGGTTTTGCCAAAGCATTCGGCATTCAATTCTTAAACCGTGAAGGCAAGCAGGAATATGTTCAGCAAACTTCTTGGGGCTTCACTACCCGTATCATCGGAGCCATGATCATGGTCCACGGCGATGACCGAGGTCTTGTCGTACCTCCTAGAATTGCACCAACACAGGTCATGATTGTCCCAATCGCTCAGCACAAAGAGGGAGTCCTTGATTTTGCCTATGATTTAAAAGAAAAGCTAGCCACATCACTTCGCGTCGGGATTGACGCCAGCGACAAAAAGCCTGGCTGGAAGTTCAACGAGTACGAAATGAAGGGCATTCCACTAAGACTGGAAGCGGGCCCACGAGATATTGAACAACAGCAAGTTGTGCTTGTCCGCCGTGACACCGGGGACAAACTGATCACACCTATGGAAGGATTGGAAGCTAAAATCGTAGAAATCCTCGAAGACATCCAGAAAAACCTTTTAGAAAAAGCTCGTTCTCACCGTGAATCGAAAACGAGTGTGGCCACGACTTTCGAAGCCTTTAAAGAACAAATTGAAGAAAAAGGCGGCTTCATCAAAGCGATGTGGTGTGGCGATCAAGCGTGCGAAGACAAGATAAAAGAAGAAACAAGCGCCACTTCCCGTTGTATGCCTTTTGAACAAGAAAAGGTAGCAGAATCTTGTGTATGCTGCGGAAAAGAAGCGAAACATATGGTATATTGGGCTAAAGCATACTAG